From a region of the Nocardioides ginsengisegetis genome:
- a CDS encoding class II histone deacetylase — translation MARRTGFVWHEKYAWFNLGQDAGFVHPDGMTIQPDTHVYDLEVVRRFRNLLDVSGLLDQLIRVVPRNASDAELGRVHTQEMIDATRELSALPLGGEVGTFAPIPRGTFEIASLAAGGAIAAVEAVMKGEVDNAYALLRPAGHHSEPEQSVGFCVFSNAAIATRHLFEELGVERVALVDWDVHHGNGTQAALYDEPRALTISIHQDRLFPPDNGFVEQIGAGDAVGTNLNIPLPAGCSAAAYNDVYDRIVIPALRKFRPDIIIIPSGFDAGHMDPMGRMQMHSEGYRELTRKMMALADELCEGRLVFLHEGGYSRWTVPFYGLAVMEELSGIKTDVVDPYLGWASTEHLGLLTHQSAAIDAAAVNLERVPDHRPVHAPA, via the coding sequence ATGGCACGACGCACCGGATTCGTTTGGCACGAGAAGTACGCCTGGTTCAACCTGGGGCAGGACGCCGGCTTCGTACACCCGGACGGCATGACGATCCAGCCCGACACGCACGTGTACGACCTGGAGGTCGTGCGCAGGTTCCGCAACCTGCTCGATGTGAGCGGACTGCTCGACCAACTCATCCGCGTGGTGCCCCGTAATGCGAGCGACGCGGAGCTGGGCCGCGTCCACACCCAGGAGATGATCGACGCGACCAGGGAGCTGTCCGCCCTACCGTTGGGCGGCGAGGTTGGGACCTTCGCTCCGATCCCCCGAGGCACTTTCGAGATCGCGTCGCTTGCCGCCGGTGGGGCGATCGCTGCCGTTGAGGCCGTCATGAAGGGCGAGGTGGACAATGCATACGCGCTGCTCCGTCCCGCCGGGCACCACTCCGAGCCGGAGCAATCCGTGGGCTTCTGCGTCTTCTCCAACGCGGCCATCGCCACGCGCCACCTTTTCGAGGAGCTCGGTGTGGAGCGAGTGGCACTCGTCGACTGGGACGTCCACCACGGCAACGGCACCCAGGCCGCGCTGTACGACGAGCCCAGGGCGTTGACCATCTCCATCCACCAGGACCGTCTCTTCCCCCCGGACAACGGATTCGTGGAGCAGATCGGCGCAGGCGACGCCGTTGGAACGAACCTCAACATCCCGCTGCCTGCTGGTTGCTCCGCTGCCGCCTACAACGACGTCTACGACCGGATCGTCATTCCGGCCCTCCGGAAGTTCCGCCCGGACATCATCATCATCCCCAGCGGCTTCGACGCAGGTCACATGGATCCCATGGGCCGGATGCAGATGCATTCTGAGGGCTATCGCGAGCTCACCCGCAAGATGATGGCGCTGGCGGATGAGCTGTGCGAGGGACGGCTGGTGTTCCTGCACGAGGGCGGCTATTCCCGTTGGACGGTGCCGTTCTACGGCCTCGCCGTCATGGAGGAGCTCTCCGGCATCAAGACCGACGTCGTCGACCCCTACCTGGGCTGGGCCTCGACCGAACATCTTGGTCTGCTCACCCACCAGTCTGCCGCGATCGATGCCGCAGCGGTGAACCTCGAACGGGTTCCCGACCACCGACCTGTTCACGCCCCAGCCTGA